Part of the Misgurnus anguillicaudatus chromosome 25, ASM2758022v2, whole genome shotgun sequence genome, TCTCAACGTTATAAAGTCGTGATGCCTACACAAACATGTAATCACTCACATATGATAACAAATGCATATTTGGTGTGTTGTCCGAGGGGAGAGATCTGAGCACTCATCCATCATCTTTAGACTGGTTAGGAACCAGCTGAAAAATGGTCACGAGATCAAGGAACGGATCTCTTCTTgagctgattggttggattacatgaTCACACTTCTTCTGAAACTCCATTAAATATACTTCACtttaaattattgtttgttgTATTTTCTTCCCGTCAATAAAACAACGACATGAACTATAGTTACCTGTGATGTGCACACTTTGTTAAAGCTGACGAAGACTGCGGTGTGAATGAAACAGCAGAAGGGAAGATCCGAGTAAAACATCAGCGAGGACACGAGCAGGAGAAGCAGCTGAGGAACGAAGCAGAGAAGCGCGAGACAGCCGCTCCAGCTGCGCTCTGACGTCACATACAGCATGTAGAAATACGGAGAGAAGTTGTGACGCGTGTCTCTACGGGTGACGTGGTACAGGTACGACTCGTGCACGAAATCCCATCCataactgtcaaaaaaatcactGATCAGTGTAATCAATCGAATTGATCGTAGCGCATTTATCACCCTTTAACTCAGCGGTTCTCAATCCTGTTCCTGGGGACGCACTGCGCTGCACATTTGGTTTCTAACACACCTGACTCTGATCATCGGCTCCATGAACTAAGCCAAGTGTTTCAGGTTAAAGAGACAAACttaatgtgcagagcagtgggtccaCAGGGAACCACTGAATTAAAGAGCAACAGATGCGCCACGATCAATTCATCAGGAATCCCTTACATGTTGTAGAAAATGACATTCAAAGCGAAGAACAAACATCCCGAAACAGCAGCAAACAGATGCAAATCCCTGTTTAAACAAAGCCTGAGAGAGTTCTGAAGGAATCCTCCTTTATCCCGGGACACTGGGAGTTTGGACAGAGACAGGGCGATGGGCAGCGCGTAAGTGATGGGGTAGATCTTCATGTGGACGGATAAACCGAACAGAAGAGCGGCGGACTTCAGTCTCTTACACTCCAGACACAAGAGCGTAGACAGAACCAGAACCGCCAGTAGAGACTCAGCGTTTCCACGCGTGGACACACCGATCGGCAGCGGGTTGAAGAGCCACAGGGCACAGTAAACAACCGCCGAGCATCGGGAAACACCCCGAAGAGCCGACAGCCGGAAAATGAGAAGTCCAGAGAGAAGATCACAGGCCACAAAAAGAAGCTTCCCGAAGTGAGAGGTCACAAGGATGTTGGGGGTCAGGATGAGGGCCAGCAGGGGTGTGTAGCGGAACGTGGACCTGCGGTATGGACTCTCACCCTGCAAAtgtcaaaaagtattttaatgAAGCACATTTTCAGTATAATTGGCCTACGGTCATCACATGCTAAATGTGACGACTTGGGTTTTATGGTAGTTGGAAATCTAATTTATTGGTgaatcatttacatttagagAAAACCAATATTTGTGCATAATCTATAGTGTGCGTAATCTACAGTGCGCATAATCTATAGTCTGCGTAATGTAGAGTGACCAGATGTTTCAAATAAAAACCGAGGAAAGTCCTAATTCAATAGTTAAAATATCATTTAAATCTCATTTGTCATTATCTacgaattaaaaaacaaggacaaaacctttttttaaaaggttttcttctttttatgaTGTGTTCTTTTTCTAATTTAATTAAGTTAcgtaaatctattttttttgttttcctcAGATATGACATTAATTCTCActaaagttacttttaaatacCATTTCAGCTGATTTCATAGTATTGTTTGATTATGTGGAATAAGTGtgaaaatgcaaaatgtaaacacgttaacacaaaatgaaatgTTCAGTACCATGCTGTGATCAGTTCACGTCATTGGtttattacttttatttaacatgagtagtaaattctttatcgCTAAAGTAGTGACGCGCGATCAAGCAATCAGTGTAGCTCGTGGCTCCCTCTGCTGGCGAATATAATCATCACATGATTGCTCCAGTCTGGAGATGTATAAGCTAGTTACTCAGAGGTACAAAGCGGGCTTTTTTTCGTGTATTTGCTGGTTATTTAGGACGTGCTGTAAAACGGAGACATTTCCGgggacagaacaccaaaaaacggGACGGTCGTCTTTGCACTAATAGTGTATTACCCCGAGGATATTTTCACGTAATAATGATAAGCTTCACATTTTAAGTGGTTCTTTCGTTCGCATGTTGCTGGACAGATTCTATCCGATAATAATAAAGTACCCAAActatgaatattaaaatatttgtattaaatgttGTTGGTGAGGTCCCTCTCTCTCACCCTGTGTGATAAATCTCGAGGCGTCAGTGAACACGTGATAATCCACATCCGTGTATTTCACCTGCAGATTCTGGTCCTGATAAACACTGAAACACAACAACGCTAACCGGATCAGAACCGCAGCGCTGAACATCACAAACACCTGAACGTCcatcacaacaacaacaactacacattaaaacacaattcactGTTAAACAGAAAACAGACACGAAAGCCTTCGAATTAAGGATTTAAGTTTTTGACAACTGTTCTGCCATTTTCTACCACCACGTGACTCCATGTCACATGAGTACGTCATCACATTTTTGACCAATCAGAGAGGAGGTTTGAGCCACGACCAGATGAGAACGATGTCCCTTCTAGCAGTTTATAATTCTTTAAACTTTGATCACACTTAGCTTGAAGTCTTCTTGAAAATACTGATATCTTTATAATCacacttaacattttttctGACCAACAATAAAACCTGACATAAACTGTTTTATTACTACTTTATTTATTAAGCTAAATTGCACTAAACCCCCACATTTTTCGAGGTCGTTTTAGCTTCTGTATCACGTGACGATACCGGAAACTTACAGAATAATCGACGAGGGCGAAGCTCAAGTCCAACACAACTCCTCCAGTGCTCATTCATTACTGCAGGGACTCCGCAACATCTTAACATGTAGCTGACGACACGAACATTTGTTTATAAAAACATCTGCTGGAGGAGTTTAGCGCCGTTAACAGCATTGATCCGCTTCTGAAGAACCAGAACCACAGCGTTCACGACTCACACAGACAGAAATCTGATGGCGTCCGTCAGTTTATTTGGAGCTTTCAGACAGTTTTTATGCAGAACTGTAAAGATTAGGAGGATACACGAGCTAGTTTGGACTCGGCGGATCAGAATCTCAGTAAgttgagtgagagagagagagagtgagagagagaaagagtgagatAGAGAGAGTATGTGAAAGGTCAACTAAATATTGTGCTGCGTTACCACCTGCGCTCATGTcatgtatattattattattaatgtacACCAGTCAAAAGTGTagaaacactgaaattaatctCATGAATGTGTTGCCAACATATTAATATAACCCTTcattacaaaactaaaattGTATTCCAAAAGGTTTTTGAAATGGATGACTTGGACTGAgtattgagaaaaaaaaaaaacaataaataagaGTTCAGAATAGATGTGTACTTCACTATACTAATTAGAAATCATCTCAGGGGTGAGAGCTTAAAGTATCTTGTTGATAAAATGACAAGAGTACACTTTTGCATTACACTTTAGGGACATAAATTAATGTGTAATAAGTCTTATTAACTGTTTGAACGGCAGTCTATCATTATCTGACTCATTGTTTTTTGAATGTCAGGGCCGAGAAGCTTCATTCCTAATGGCTGTAACTCCTCTGTCATATCTGATGTATAAGAGAGTCACTCGTTTCCCAGCAGTCTCTGCGCTGGATAAAGGTTATTTTCATATCAGCATGTTTTTTTGGAGTTATTTCTAGTTTAGTTAACCCTATCTGTTGACGCTGTCTAGCTGAAGAAGTTTTAGAACAAGCCGACTATCTGTACAGCTGTGGAGATACACAAAAACTTCATCAGCTCCTGGTGCAATATAAAGACAGGTAAACTCACCAATttagtgtacacacacacacctaaccAAGTACGTTTGATGTTAGGGGCGCATCTTTTTACATGTCTAGACTGTACTACTTTtcatttactgtaaatctgctGTGGAACAATGCAAAATCATGTAAAGCACTACAGAAACTTATATTGAATAAACTGCTCCAGTCTCAGAAGATAAACAGTTATCATTGATGTTTTTCTTCATTGATCTCCAGTAACGACGCAGAGTTTCTGTGGAGGCTAGCGAGAGCGTCGCGTGATCTGTCGTTACTGTCCAGCATCAGCAGCGATGAGAAGAAGCGACTCACATACGAGGCTTTTGAATTCGCCAAGAAAGCCCTCGAGAAAAACGAGTCTTCGTTTGCAGCACACAAAGTAGGAAGAACTTGAATAGATTGATTAAGTGCAATGATAGGTGACTGCATGTGGAGATGTTTTTCATCACTTTCATGCTGTCGTGCAGTGGTTCGCTGTTTGTCTCAGTGATGTTGGCGATTATGAAGGAACCAAAGTAAAAATAGGGAATTCCTACATCATCAAAGATCATCTGGAGGTAAAAGGTTTATTTCACTAAATGGTGTTGGATACGTGGGTTTAATTCACCAAAACATGAAACCTCTTTAATGTTGACATTTACAGCGAGCACTTGAACTCAATCCTAAAGACGCAACGTCCATCCATATTCTCGGTTACTGGTGAGTTTCTGTACTGACATAAACATGAATATAAGAGCACATAACTGAATGTATTGCATACCTGTCAACCCTCCAGTTTTTGACGGGATTCTCCCGTATTTTTCCATTCTATCCCACCATGATCCCGTTAAAAATACTGGAGAAACACGACAAATTATTTAACCATTCTATAAAAACCCCACTGGCCGTATTTGATGTGAATattttcaaatcccaatgtTGACAGATGTGCTGTATTGTGTCTGGTTTCTCTTTGAAATGTCTGTAATAAGATTCCCAGAGATTTTATGGTTTTGTCTCTCGCAGGTGTTTTGCGTTTGCAGAGTTACCCTGGTATCAGCGTAAAGTTGCTGCTGTGATTTTTGCATCACCCCCCACTGCCACCTATGAAGAGGTCAGGAGACACAATTAAACCAACAAACACCAATGTCTGAAATGTTACGCTGTCTGATATCTTTTGGACAATattgtgtacatttgtaatcaTTCATATTAGAACATAAAATGGTTTTGTAAACGGTTCTCTGTCTGGTTCTCTTTCAGGCACTGgagtattttttaaaagcagaggAAGGTAAATCTCTCTCTTACTTTCATGACGCTTCTGACAGACTGAGGATTTAACTGTGTTATGTCTCATTTCAGTCGACCCAAATTTCTACAGCAAAAACCTGCTGATGCTTGGAAAGACTTACATGAAGTTAGGAGACCGTGAGCGAGCTGCACTTTGGCTACAGAAAGCACACGACTATCCTGCGCTCACAGAAGAGGATAAAGAGGTTCCCAAACATATCcagttaaaataacacatctacGATTATTATCTGTCCGTCATATATGGGTTCTGCAGTCATTTAATTTTCATCTTTGACCTAACACAGGTTCACAAGGAAGCACTGGATCTTCTGAAGAAAATCAAAGGATGAGTTGCAGCTACAAAAGTCCAGATTTTTGGTCtcctaaatatatacatttaaagacAATTCATTTGTTTGGTATACATTTACCATGTAAGGACTTTAAAGTCTTTATATTTGAGAAAAGAAAAACTAATTGATTTTAAGGTAATTTGTTCTAAAGTATTACAGTATAAACTGAGTTTTTTTGATATGTTAATGGAAAAGTAGAACTTGTGTAATGGAGGCAGAAGTATCAAtaaaaatgatgataagcaGGCAAGCCTCATTCAGGACACGAGTGGACAGACTCGACATGCTTGAAAACAAACAGACCTTGAACTAGAAGATTACTGTCAATAAAGGTTCAACATGTAGCAGAGTTAACAGATCTGTAATGAATTAAAAGAACTAAAACCAACAACACTATGAAACATTCGTGAATCTGATATTTAACTCTTGATATGTAAAACAGATGAATCTAAACTAACtagaataaaacatttgtgttaCATGATTGTTTCAGTTTCTCAAATGATAATATGGACCATCACACGCACACCAGCATGTTGTGTTTGGAATCAGGAGATAAAAGACACGTTTgaattcatatattttaatatgaaaGATAGTTATGTACACAGTTTTCCTCCCCTGTAGAAGTGACAGTCAAAGGCCACAGAGATAAGTGTGCACAACTGACTTTATGAGCACGTTTCTCTTTTACTTCAGGGACAAATACTGATTTACTGTCTAAAGTGACAAACGGCAAATACTGTCAAGAGCCAAACCAGCGTAATGATATGAGacgcctgtctgtctgtctgtctgtgtcaaATGACCGCTCGCTCTGTAGGCAGCCATGCAAACTTAATGTccaacaacacaaaaacaaaccaAAGAAAAGGAGAAATTCCAGGCACCTGATCAAACTCTACAATCATTCAATAAAAGCTCTATAAAACTAGAGCCGTATGGTTAAGTTCTGCTATAAAATCTTCTCTAATGTTTTTTCAAAGCTCATTTAAAATCTCACCAAATAAAGATAACAAGGTCTTTATAGATTTCAGCATTGAAAGTAAAAATCACAAAAGCTGAAATGCTTGCATATTTATGGGGAATCATGTTATGAAGAGCGCTAAATGAGGTCTTGGATTAAGATTTggtttaaaatgacaaaatagCTTATTTACATCGGTTATCATCTGTGCAAGTTTCATGGTTTTGTTTTACTTGGCTGGATGCATCACTGTAAAGGGAAAAGTCTTTCATCACTCCTGACCGAATCCTTCAGTCTCCTCGATGGCAAAGAGCAGCTTTTCTTTTAGCTGTTCGAAGCTTTTGTACGGAGGCAAATCCAGTCGGTTAAAACTGGTAAAAAAGAGATCGTAGAAAGTGAGACGTATACTTTATTTATCTGTGACATTTAATTTCGAGCATCACACTCACCACGTGTGACTCCTGGGCAGCCACGTCTCTTTGCCAACCTTCTCAATGCAGAACTTCTGCGGGCCGTTGCTTCCTGGAGGATGAAGTTCAGAAATGAACGGTTCAGATGCATCCGGCCGTGACACCGCCACATAAGGTGCATGTTTTAACCACTCTACACACTTATACTGTGATCATTTGATGTACAGGTTTAACATGTTGTCTTCAGGCCAAAAGTATGGTCCGCTTTTTACGAGTACGTGAGGGTCCGCGTTCAGttcacatttttgtcattagaAGAGTGCGAGTGTACTCTACGCACACCGCCATATTTTTGAAACCCTGTGTACATCGTTCTGCTGCATACAATGCGTAcatagtatgtagcccaggagatgtattgcattttgttgcaatgTGCATGCATCAAACATCTGTGTACAAGTACCagtaaactatactttgcaaggctgtgtgtTTAAATAACAGACAATTCTTCTGGCTTTTATTCCTCTTAACATTTTGTGCGTGCATGTCTTGAAATATAACCACGTCTTCCTGTCATGTGAGTAGACAGGAACGGCAGTATAAAAGAGACAACATGATTGAACAATTGTTAGGGAGTGTggagtttctgtttttttggctTAATATTTCAGAAAAAATCCAAAGATTGTATAATGGTATTAATGTATTCAATGCTTTTAACACTggggcttagctaaagccaggaccaggccttagttaaatAAGGTGTTTATTTAGAGAAATTGGTTACTGGTGAGAATCttaagacaaatcaatggctCTGTATGGGCTTATACAGTAGGGTTACTTGCAGTtgaggcagctcaaacatgtgttttagtttAGGACTAACCTTAagtcttgtctgtgaaaccgggtGTATGTGTTTTAGTTTGTTATTCTGAGTTCAGTGTGAATTTTGTAAATACAcgttataaaacggttagttccaatccttgattctgattggtcaatgggtgtgctttattcacgataaaacactgctatgaccgcttcacccaacagttctatttaaagggaaattccgccctaGGGCGGAGTTTGgggtgttttttcgttgttGACGAGTCAAGCTTTCATTTGGGGGCATGTTTGTGACTGAAGAGCAGCATTTGGGATGTTTGAGATGTTCGTTTTCTGGTGGACTGGCCTTTGGGTGGGAGTGAGTGGGGCATGTCGCATGAGTGCACGGGATCTCTATTTTTGCAgcactaagaaggctcgacacgGCGTGGTGCTTTGCTCGGGGTGTCACGTGGGTCTCTgcacatgaacgcgagcattggGAGCGTTGTTTGTGTGCACAGATTTTAGTAAAAGcgaaaagtttggaacaacttaccgTGCTGTTAAACTGTGTCCCGCCGCCATATTGCCAGTCATGAGCAATCGATTTCAGAATGCGATTGAATGGACTCCATAGGACGCTACTTTTTCAACTACagggtcaatattgtttttcacttgagacaaaacaacaaattatccgtgcatttatatggaactatgctttaggagctatccatctttactctccttcCTCCTTATGTCGCATTCTGAGATCGATTGCTCAtgactggcaagatggcggcgggacgcagtttaacagcacggtaagttgttccaaacttttcgcatttactaaaatctgtgtacacaaacaatgttctcaatgctcgcgttcatgtgtagagacccacgtgatacttcgagtaaagtatcacgttgtgtcgagccttcttagtgttgtaaaaatagagatTTTGTGCACTCATGCGACATGCCCTATTCACTCCCATTCAAAGGCCAGTTTACCAGAAAACGAAcatcttaaatatcttaaatgttgctcttcagtcataaatatgcttttaaatgaaagtttgactcgttaacaacgaaaaaacaccctaaattccgttttagggcggaatttccctttaatatcactgcgcccttagcaacacataaacatataatgagacaaagtctgaaaacagtttgttgtttttatttgagctttcatgttgttgttcgcagtcagggactattttttctagcggaaggaatgcttttattgatttaacttcatgaaagttgcacacattttttttttactttaatattgtgtggtaaccgttttataaaagcaataaggtactcgaggcaagtgctgtatcgtgaataagtaacggctgaaggccgcccttcagccgttacttattcacgatacagcacagcctctcgtaccttattgcttacttatatatgatatatttacTTGTTCTCATTCTCTTAACTCTGTTTTAAGCTTTCTAAGTAAGATCTGACTCTCATTGTAATGTGTGTAATCCTACCAATAAGGCTGtttgttacataaaaaaacacttCTGTGCAACAATTAGTGCACAATGACAATGTGATTTAACAAATGTAATTGGCCATTCTAACATTTGCAGTTAAATACGTTTAGTTGTtgcaatttaataaaatgtaaaaaaatctacataaaactctaaatatattattttaaatgtttatatatatataaaataatatgtaCGTTTTATGTACCAGTAAAAGAAAACTATCAGGTAAAGGTCCAGTAACACAACCCTACATACGCAAACACGCATACACCCCAAACATTTATTGTTACCATGAAGACTTTTGGTCATGACTCATAACAGATAAAGAGGCAGACAGGTTAGGTTTGTTAAACTAACTCACCCATCAGCTCAGCGAAGCCCCCTAATGGGAGTCTGCAGGTGCCCGTCACAAACTGCATCAAACGCAGACGCACCTCATTGTCCACCTCCTTTACAAACTGCACACAAATGAAGTCACACAGGCTTAACGAAACATCTGAAACCACGATCCAGTCATGAACCGTTAAATCACTTCTTGTCAGTAACAGAAAAATGTGTGTAACAAACAGACTAAACCTGGCCAAGCTACAGGAGAAACTTCTTAATGCACTAACATTAAATTTAATAAACAAACTGCAAAAATAATGCCGCCCGTCACCGAATCAGTGGAGCggttttaaatctttaaaaagtcaAACTTTTCTAACAACGAGTGGCTCACAGTTACAAAATATAAAAGGTAAAAGATGAAGTTGAAGTGAGT contains:
- the pigm gene encoding GPI mannosyltransferase 1, with protein sequence MDVQVFVMFSAAVLIRLALLCFSVYQDQNLQVKYTDVDYHVFTDASRFITQGESPYRRSTFRYTPLLALILTPNILVTSHFGKLLFVACDLLSGLLIFRLSALRGVSRCSAVVYCALWLFNPLPIGVSTRGNAESLLAVLVLSTLLCLECKRLKSAALLFGLSVHMKIYPITYALPIALSLSKLPVSRDKGGFLQNSLRLCLNRDLHLFAAVSGCLFFALNVIFYNIYGWDFVHESYLYHVTRRDTRHNFSPYFYMLYVTSERSWSGCLALLCFVPQLLLLLVSSLMFYSDLPFCCFIHTAVFVSFNKVCTSQYFLWYLCLLPLVLPRLTLSVRRGFALILLWFVGQAVWLAPAYYLEFEAWNSFALLWIAGLMFLLINSLILAEIISHYRPVEAGQKKTH
- the rmdn1 gene encoding regulator of microtubule dynamics protein 1, which produces MASVSLFGAFRQFLCRTVKIRRIHELVWTRRIRISGREASFLMAVTPLSYLMYKRVTRFPAVSALDKAEEVLEQADYLYSCGDTQKLHQLLVQYKDSNDAEFLWRLARASRDLSLLSSISSDEKKRLTYEAFEFAKKALEKNESSFAAHKWFAVCLSDVGDYEGTKVKIGNSYIIKDHLERALELNPKDATSIHILGYWCFAFAELPWYQRKVAAVIFASPPTATYEEALEYFLKAEEVDPNFYSKNLLMLGKTYMKLGDRERAALWLQKAHDYPALTEEDKEVHKEALDLLKKIKG